The sequence below is a genomic window from Litorihabitans aurantiacus.
GAAGCCCGGACAGAAGCAGAGGGCGGTGATTCGCAGATGAGGCTGCCCATTGAGGGACTCTCGGACGAGGCGCAGGAGGCGGTCTCGCTGCTGCTTGGGCAGCTCGCGGAGAAGCGTTCGATCAACAAGACGCGGCAGAACTATTTCGAGGCTGCGCAGAAGACGAAGCACTTCGGGATCGCGGTTCCGCCGCACATGGTGGAGTTCGAGACGACGCTGTCGTGGGGCGAGGGCGCGTGTACTCACCTGAACGACCGGATCAACCTCGAGGGCTTCGAGATCCCGGACTCGGACGTCCTGCCGCTGAACCTGTCGCGGATCATCCGGCAGAACAAGCTGCTGGCCGAGTCCACGATGGCGCACCTCGAGGCGCAGAAGTACGGGCCGGCGTTCACAATGGCGCTGGCGGGGTATGCGGGTGAGCCTGACGTGGTCGTGCGGTCGCTGTCGGCTCGCGTGACGACGGGCGAGTGGAACCCGAACTCGCGGCGGCTGACGAAGATCCTGACCGTGACCGGTGCCAAGTGGGGTCGCGTGACGGAGATGATCTACGCCGACGACGAGATGGTCTACACGATCGCAGAGGGCGACCGCGGCGGACTCACGGTGGTCCACTCGGCCGGCGTTCCGATGTGCCCTGGCACGCTGCTCCCGTTTCGGCCCGATCTGGACAACCCGTTCGGTCGCTCACGGCTCTCGCACCCGGTGATGCGTGCGATCGACCGGGCACAGCGGACGCTGCTCCGGTCGGAGATCACGGCCGAGTTCTTCTCGGCCCCGCAGCGGTACCTGCTGGGCGCTGACGAGGACATCTTCACGGACGAGGACGGCAAGCCGATCCCGACGTGGGACGCGCTGATCGGGCGCATCAGTGCGATCGGTCGCGACGAGGAGGGCCAGGTCCCGTCGGTCTACACGGCCCCTCAGGTGTCGATGCAGCCGCACACGGACATGAGCCGGCACGACGCGGCGATCTTCTCGTCGCTGGTGAACGTGCCGGTGAGCGTGCTCGGCGTGGTCCAGGACAACCCGGACTCGGCCGAGGCGATGGAGGTCCGCTGGGACGCGCTGAACAAGGTCGCGGAGCGGGCGCACGTGTCGTTCGGAGCGGGATGGGTAGAGACGCTGCA
It includes:
- a CDS encoding phage portal protein, with protein sequence MRLPIEGLSDEAQEAVSLLLGQLAEKRSINKTRQNYFEAAQKTKHFGIAVPPHMVEFETTLSWGEGACTHLNDRINLEGFEIPDSDVLPLNLSRIIRQNKLLAESTMAHLEAQKYGPAFTMALAGYAGEPDVVVRSLSARVTTGEWNPNSRRLTKILTVTGAKWGRVTEMIYADDEMVYTIAEGDRGGLTVVHSAGVPMCPGTLLPFRPDLDNPFGRSRLSHPVMRAIDRAQRTLLRSEITAEFFSAPQRYLLGADEDIFTDEDGKPIPTWDALIGRISAIGRDEEGQVPSVYTAPQVSMQPHTDMSRHDAAIFSSLVNVPVSVLGVVQDNPDSAEAMEVRWDALNKVAERAHVSFGAGWVETLQKAVMIRDGLDDPPEELDELESKWRPASMPTRAAMADAATKEIGAIPWVAETEEALRMFGHDRATRKRMLADRRRAQGGARIGALAAAGRGLLPVAAGSPGAAE